One window from the genome of Plasmodium relictum strain SGS1 genome assembly, chromosome: 12 encodes:
- a CDS encoding diacylglycerol kinase, putative: MKYIFLFVNPTSGGNKASIFTEFGVNEIIFHKPHKCHFFIYNILEGEKGKKTGFINLRSITNNLRKTESKAISSLSKSKSFTDKNNLSLENKDSSLKSKVSSKVRSPKNVHIDNDKKINLDKQSEHKDEKNKELVNDTKRNELKCESKNSRKESELITKRSNENKDILVYVLVAGGDGTLNWVLKESENYNIDNNKFAIGVIPFGTGNDFARAFGWKKIDGIFSHSFLFNILQKIVDQTFKSKIEKHDYWNIEVVLKDDGYFNKINSKTKKKETLKENNENIKKLKLCMSNYFSIGIDSRIGRGFERHRKKNALCNKVVYAVEGFKKISFKKNIPVNLIIDKMVTGENHDDVIFTTNGGDSYPLLKKAMSIICINIPSFSSGNDIWNYTHKIGLNLPKNLTSNEKNVYEGLKKSQQEVGDGILEFVIYQSGIDLGLEFTLKGRAYRVHQGIGPWKIFFKEQKYNVYFQVDGEYYLMSLPNFISIYHYKKINVLKNIL, encoded by the exons AtgaagtatatttttttatttgtaaatcCAACTTCTGGTGGAAATAAAGCATCTATATTTACTGAA tttggTGTAAATGAGATAATATTTCATAAGCCTCATAAATGCCACTTTTTCATTTACAACATTTTGGAAGgtgaaaaaggaaaaaagacAGGATTTATAAATTTGAGATCAATAACAAATAATCTCAGGAAAACTGAAAGCAAAGCTATTTCTAGTTTATCTAAATCTAAAAGTTTTactgataaaaataatttatcattagaaaataaagatagCTCATTAAAAAGTAAAGTCTCATCAAAAGTAAGAAGCCCAAAAAATGTTCATATAGacaatgataaaaaaattaatttggATAAACAAAGCGAAcataaagatgaaaaaaataaagaattggTAAATGATACTAAAAGGAATGAATTAAAATGCGAAAGTAAAAATAGTAGAAAAGAAAGTGAATTGATAACAAAAAGGTCTAATGAAAACAAAGACATACTTGTATATGTTTTAGTAGCTGGAGGAGATGGAACATTAAATTGGGTATTAAAAGAATCAGAAAATTATAAcattgataataataaatttgcTATTGGTGTTATTCCATTTGGTACTGGAAATGATTTTGCAAGAGCTTTTGGATGGAAAAAAATTGATGGAATTTTTAgtcattcttttttatttaatatattacaaaaaattgtTGATCAAACCTTTAAatcaaaaatagaaaaacaTGATTACTGGAATATAGAAGTTGTTTTAAAAGATGATggatattttaataaaattaattcgaaaactaaaaagaaagaaacattaaaagaaaataatgaaaatataaaaaaactaaaactTTGTATGAGTAATTATTTTAGTATTGGTATTGATTCAAGAATAGGTAGAGGGTTTGAAAGgcatagaaaaaaaaatgcattaTGTAATAAAGTTGTATATGCTGTTGAaggttttaaaaaaatttcttttaaaaaaaatattccagttaatttaattatagaTAAAATGGTTACGGGTGAGAATCATGATGATGTTATTTTTACTACTAATGGTGGTGATTCGTAtcctttattaaaaaaagcaaTGAGCATCATATGCATTAATATTCCATCATTTTCTTCAGGTAATGATATATGGAATTATACTCATAAAATAGGTTTAAATTTGCCAAAAAATTTAACGAGTAAcgaaaaaaatgtatatgaAGGATTAAAAAAATCACAGCAAGAAGTTGGTGATGGTATTTTAGAATTTGTTATATATCAGTCAGGTATTGATTTAGGTTTAGAATTTACTCTAAAGGGAAGAGCTTATAGAGTACATCAAGGCATAGGTCCatggaaaattttttttaaagaacaaaaatataatgtttaTTTTCAAGTAGACGGAGAATATTATCTTATGTCATTACCGAAttttatatctatatatcactataaaaaaataaatgtactcaaaaatattttataa